ATGCTTCGGCTACGCTCAGCAACCATGCTAGTGAGTAGTCAAAGTAATTAAAATAGTGTTGTTGGTCTTGTTTTAAAGAATTAAAATAGACCCAACTGAAAGTTTAAGGTGACCATGGCGATGGGGTCCACCCCTTACCATTCCGAACAGGGAAGTTAAGCCCATCAGCGCCGATGGTACTGCTATACCAAGTGGGAGAGTAGGTCGTCGCCTTTTTTAATCAAGTCCTTCATAGTAATATGAAGGACTTTTTTTGTTTTAGACTAGGCTACTAGATCATCTGACGCATTACTTAAATTAGTTCCTTATTTTTGTTCGTCTATCATCCTAAATTCTTTGCATGTCAACTATATCAAGGTATAAAAAAGAGGAAATACTAAATACAGCGTCTCATGCTTTGGGAATTCTATTAGGTATAGCCGGTTTCTTTTTACTGTTACAACAAAACACTGACAAAAGTGCTTTTGCTATGACGGGAATTGTCATTTATTCTTTTTCAATTGTACTATTATATACGGCTTCAACGGCTTATCATGCCATTGCAAATCCTCCTTTAAAAAAGAAATTTCGCATCTTAGACCATATCAGCATCTATTTTTTAATAGCAGGTACATACACACCCGTAGCATTAATTACCTTAATTGATGGTAACGGCTGGCTTATTTTTTATGTCGTGTGGGGAATTGCCTTTTTAGGAACAATTTTAAAGCTATTTTTCACAGGTAAATACGAATTTTTTTCCCTGTTATTGTATTTAATAATGGGCTGGTTGATCGTTTTTGATTTTCAAAATTTAGTAGCGTCAACGACTACTTTAGGGATCAACCTATTGATGCTTGGTGGCGCTTTTTACACTGTTGGAATTCTCTTTTATGCGATTAGAAAAATACCCTATAACCACTTTATTTGGCACTTATTCGTTTTAGGAGGGAGTATGAGCCATTGGTTATTTATTTATATGGATGTGGTTTAAAAAAACAACCTTAATTTCTATTCCATTAGAACCGGGATAATTCTACTTAAAAGAATAGAAGCTTTTAAAAGAAATATAGTTCTCTTATGGATAGTTAGAATAAACATTATAAATGTCTAATAAATAATAAATAAATCTTCAATATCTCTATATACATTATAGGTTGGGTTTTTAAATATAGTTTCCATAAAATCTGTTGTTTTACGACTACTCAAATTAGGTTTTATTGAATGGATTAAATATGCCTCATAACTATTTATACCTTCATATCTTTTTAACGCAACTTGTTGTACATCAAGATTATTTGTATTATATGATTGACTAATGTTCCAAGAGTTTAATTCGTTCGGTATTTTTGGTAAAATAACAGTAGAAGTTGTTTGGCTATTAAATATTATATTCCATCTGTAAATATCATTTATACCGTCTGAATTTTCTAAAAAAATGCTACCATTAGTATGTTCCATTCCGGTTGAATTAATTTGAATATTATTCCCATTTTGTATAAAATCGATACTCCAATTTGGATATGAATAATAGGGTAGGGGTGTGCCGATTCTTTTAGTGAAATAATCCTCTAACTGCAACTCATAACGGTAATAAGTAAATTGAGTGTCAAGACTGTATAATATTCCATTACTCGGGTTAAAATTAGAACTTAAAGCCTTTCCCTGATTCCATAATAAATGACCCGATTCTTGATTAAAGTCAGCTTCGTTTAAATAACCAAACAGTGTTAGGATTGTTGATTTACCATTGTCAGACATTGTAAATGGTGCATCGTAAAAACGTTTTTCTACTCCATCAGAAATAAATTTGGAATAATCTATGATAAAATTATCATCAGGCAAAGGTGCATCTAAAAGCAAATAACTATAGACATTATTATTGTAATTATTACTTTTCAGATAAATTTTATCTGAATGTACAATATTAGAATTAATCAACTCCCTTGTTTCAACATGCAGGCTATCATTTTCAGGAAAATAGCTTGAATTATAAAAAGAACCGTAACCGTTAATTTCAATATCGTTTTGATTATTAATAACCTTATAATGTTTATTGTTAACGACAGACTCTCTTTTTGGGGTTTTAAGATTAATTAATTTAAGGTTATCCCTTGTAATGTTTTGAATAGTTGATAGAGTACTAAAGTCAGCATATCCACTTGAGAATCCTGCAAAAGTTATCATAAACTCGGCAGTTTTATCAATATCGGCAGCTGTATTTAGAATCAATTCGGTACTTGAAATAGTAGCTTCTTTAATATCTAATAGTTCTCCATTTGTATCAGAAGCAAAAACATAAAACTTAGCGTAACTAGGGTTAATTGTCCCATTCTCTAAGGTTATTTTTAATAATCTCCGATGAATCATTAACCTAATGGAATATGTAGTTTTATTATCAAGATTATCATTTACTTCTATATTTAGAACGTTTTCTCCAATTGCAAAATTTTCTGGATCAAGATTATAATTTATTTCATTAGCATATAAGCCTTTAAAGATTATACTGTCATTTATCGAAATTCTAAGGCTGTCGATCTCTGAATATGCATCAGTTATAATAGGATTTAGGGTAATTGCCTCATCTATAATTTGGCCTTCAATCAAGCTATTGAGTTTAATTTCGGGTCCTGTATTATCAGAGATAAAATTTACAGTATATGAGGTTGTATTTTTAGCATTGTCAATTGCCTCAATTTTTAAGGTATTTGGGCCATCTGTTAAATTTAATGTTGAAATGTTTATTTTAAGTGTATCTCCTTCCACAATGGGGAGTTCAGTTTCATTTAAAAAAGCCGTGATAGCAACTACTTCTTGATTATCGGTTACAGTAAAACTAACCTCGTTTAAATCGCCATTTAGTATAGAATTTTCTAAAATTGATACTGCTGAAATTGTTGGAATTTCATTATCTATATAAATTATCTGTTCTGTGGAGGTACTATTTTCGTTTTTGTCGGTAGCGGTCACTTTTAAAACATAATCTTTATATTTCTGTGAATTTGCTATTTTCGAAGTGAATGTTGATACATCAATATTGATTAAATAAGGAGCAGTTGAATCTTCTCCAACTTTTTCATTATTAATAAATGCCTCAATTTTTGATATTCCACCTTCATCTTTTGCATTTATGTTTATTTCAAAACTTTTGCTAACAATAATTGGAGATGTATTCGATTTTGGAAATCCAGCAATTGAAAATGCTAAATCCGGAGCAACTATATCGGGCACTTCTTTATTTTCTGAATCAGAAGAACAGGAAAATAAAAATCCAAATAAAAAAGCCAGTAAAAGAGAAGTAGTGTATTTTTTCATGTAATTAAATTGAATCTAAAATCATTTTGAATACCGTATCTTATTTTTAAGATATTGATTTATAAGATATTGATCTAAATGATGCAAAAAATTAGAGTAGTAAGTTAATAATAATTGGAATTTTTTATATTCTAATCTAGAAATATTTCTTCAAAATCTTCAAAGAACGTTTCAAACTTTAGCATATTTTCATACAGAAATAGCATCGTTTTCTGCCAGGTGTCTTTATTGTATATAGAAACCTGATCTAAACCGACATAAATTCTGGATAGTTCAGTTTGATTTTCTACATGCGCATATTCATCAAACTGAGCCTCGGGAAGATAATTTTCAAGGAGTATGGCCTTTAAAGAAATCACTTTTTCCCATAACTCAATTCTTTTTTCTAAATCTTTACTTTCTATATCTAAAGAAACCATTGCCCTTGTAGTATCAAAATAGAATTTAAAAGAGAAATCTTTAATTTTAGTGTTATATAATATCCATTTACGTGGATATGATTTGCCAAAAGCAATCCAAAAGTCTTCTCTTAATTTTTTAGCTTCACTTCTACTGAACATTTATAAAAAATATGCGATAGTTACTCCTATGATAATTACTATCAATTTACCTAGATTAAATTTATGCCCTTCAGAGCTTTCAAATAATATTACGGTTGATATATGGAGAAAAACACCAACAGCAACGGCATTTAATTGAGAGGATATAGTAGCTAAAAAGTCAACATTTCTAGCCAAAAAAGTTCCTATCGGTGTCATGATCGAAAACAAAACCATAAACAATAAGGCGTTGATAAATTTTATTTTTGAACTAATTAAAAAAATGCTTAGGATAATAGCGATTGGAATTTTATGGATTAATATGCCGTATAGCATAGTGTGGTGATGGTCTATGGGTACACCTTCTAAAATAGAATGTAGGGATAAACTAATAAATAAAAGCCATGGAAACTCACTTTTTTCTTTATTGACGTGTACATGGCCGTGCTCAGCACCTTTGGAAAAAAATTCGAGAAATATCTGAAGCAAGATCCCTAACATGACATAAACACCCATAGTTTTTGTATTTCCATTTTCATAAATTTCAGGGAAAAGCTCAAAAATGGT
The sequence above is drawn from the Cellulophaga sp. Hel_I_12 genome and encodes:
- a CDS encoding ZIP family metal transporter, translated to MNYLLPILAVLLSFVFVYLTKPKKKEGIKLLLAFSGAFLLALTIFELFPEIYENGNTKTMGVYVMLGILLQIFLEFFSKGAEHGHVHVNKEKSEFPWLLFISLSLHSILEGVPIDHHHTMLYGILIHKIPIAIILSIFLISSKIKFINALLFMVLFSIMTPIGTFLARNVDFLATISSQLNAVAVGVFLHISTVILFESSEGHKFNLGKLIVIIIGVTIAYFL
- a CDS encoding DUF4268 domain-containing protein, whose product is MFSRSEAKKLREDFWIAFGKSYPRKWILYNTKIKDFSFKFYFDTTRAMVSLDIESKDLEKRIELWEKVISLKAILLENYLPEAQFDEYAHVENQTELSRIYVGLDQVSIYNKDTWQKTMLFLYENMLKFETFFEDFEEIFLD
- a CDS encoding hemolysin III family protein translates to MSTISRYKKEEILNTASHALGILLGIAGFFLLLQQNTDKSAFAMTGIVIYSFSIVLLYTASTAYHAIANPPLKKKFRILDHISIYFLIAGTYTPVALITLIDGNGWLIFYVVWGIAFLGTILKLFFTGKYEFFSLLLYLIMGWLIVFDFQNLVASTTTLGINLLMLGGAFYTVGILFYAIRKIPYNHFIWHLFVLGGSMSHWLFIYMDVV
- a CDS encoding Ig-like domain-containing protein, which translates into the protein MKKYTTSLLLAFLFGFLFSCSSDSENKEVPDIVAPDLAFSIAGFPKSNTSPIIVSKSFEININAKDEGGISKIEAFINNEKVGEDSTAPYLINIDVSTFTSKIANSQKYKDYVLKVTATDKNENSTSTEQIIYIDNEIPTISAVSILENSILNGDLNEVSFTVTDNQEVVAITAFLNETELPIVEGDTLKINISTLNLTDGPNTLKIEAIDNAKNTTSYTVNFISDNTGPEIKLNSLIEGQIIDEAITLNPIITDAYSEIDSLRISINDSIIFKGLYANEINYNLDPENFAIGENVLNIEVNDNLDNKTTYSIRLMIHRRLLKITLENGTINPSYAKFYVFASDTNGELLDIKEATISSTELILNTAADIDKTAEFMITFAGFSSGYADFSTLSTIQNITRDNLKLINLKTPKRESVVNNKHYKVINNQNDIEINGYGSFYNSSYFPENDSLHVETRELINSNIVHSDKIYLKSNNYNNNVYSYLLLDAPLPDDNFIIDYSKFISDGVEKRFYDAPFTMSDNGKSTILTLFGYLNEADFNQESGHLLWNQGKALSSNFNPSNGILYSLDTQFTYYRYELQLEDYFTKRIGTPLPYYSYPNWSIDFIQNGNNIQINSTGMEHTNGSIFLENSDGINDIYRWNIIFNSQTTSTVILPKIPNELNSWNISQSYNTNNLDVQQVALKRYEGINSYEAYLIHSIKPNLSSRKTTDFMETIFKNPTYNVYRDIEDLFIIY